The stretch of DNA TTATGCTACATTATAGATTACTCCTGCTTCTTGCCTCCACTAGCACATCGAAATTTATTTAAATAATGATCTGCCCTAATAAATGCAAGATCAGTATTAGGTGTATAGTGCATTGTTATTTTAGCATAACAACTATAGCTCGCTCAACTTTCATGATAAGTCAAATGACCTCATAAACTCCTACCGCCGTTCCTCTAGATTGCTATTGTTTGGACCTTCGACTTCTTCACTAACTCCATGTTTGCCCCCTTCTACATCTGCATGGGTAGAGAGGTATGAGGGTgagaggcgaagaagaaagaaggagtgAGGAAGACAGTGAAGTAATTGTGGGGTGTCGAGGAGAGAATGAGAGGAGgcagaaaaagaggaggacatgCAGAGACATTAGTTGAGGGAAAGAGTGCGTGGTCCGAGCGGAAGATGCAGGGGAAGTATGGAAAAGATGAGTCGGCTCATAGGCTTGAAAATAATAAAAGGAGCAACCGTTTGAATAGAAAAATGCATCGTCCATGCAGCTTATTAATCTTTCAAACTCTTTAGCCTATAGCCATTCCAATGTTCAAATTTAACGCTCCAAATACAACCGTAGACAAACGAACAAGGACACGAAATTAAAGTAGCTTAAGGTGTAATCCGACCTCTACGAGGACCGAGGTACCTCTATGTTCGCCTACTTCCCCCAACCGTCCCTCGCCTCGATGTTCTGTTCTCTACCCTTCATCGACTTGACTGTTGCCATCCAGGAGGGACTTAGTAGCCGACGAACCTCCATCCCAAGGACATCTGTTCTTCCGTTACGcctctcctcatcaccGCTCGTGCTCCTTCGCCGCCCGCGTCCAGTCGACAATTCTCCCTCCTTACGAAGAATCTGTAGAATGTGATGATACATAAAAAGACAACATTGACAGCAAGCACTGAAGCAGGGTTAGCCCTAAGCTCtattggaagaagggcgacTGACCCATGCCGAACCCAGCGTAGAAATGAGGAGGTGCGAACCACACATAGGAGCCCCAAATATTCGAGGTTCCACCAATTGCGTTAATCAGGGCAAGACCTGCAGCCCGCTTAGGGTATGGCCTTGCAACATGCAGCGAGAGCGTGTTATAGATGAACAATTGCGGCACGACTGATGACAGTTAATCAAGTAATCAAATAAACGTCTCCTTACGCACCATTGGCAACTGGCGTCCACATCATGGCAAAGTATCGAGCGCCGACACTGAGAGTAGTCATGGCGATAATGTAAATGACAATACCGATGCAGAGACACACAATTATCGGCCAGTACATGATTTGTTTGCGCTACACACTGTTATGGATGACCACAGGAAAGGAACATCACTCACGTCCGACCACCACGAGATGCcagcgaagatgaagcacGCGAAGACTGATTGACATCAGCCTAATGtcagtggaagaagagggcaaCTGACTATATGGAGGAGCTGTGAGGCAAAGAGTAATCAATGAGTCATACCCCAAAGCCTGTAGAATAGTGGGGAAGAAGTTTCCTAAAGCCATGAATCAGCTGAGGCGAATACGGTTACAATCCCACTCACCAACAGAACCCATCGCTTGTGAGCACATCATGCAGCCAATGAGCATGTAAACCTGGCAAGGGTATCAGCATTCAATTCAGTGATTCAGCTTTCAACACACCTTCGGGTCCTTCAAGGCGGAAAGATAGGCTCTAGTGGTAGAGATGTCATCATGAGCTTCGCCGGCACCAGCTTCTTGCTCCAACCGCCATACAGCAAGGTCTCGCTCGATTGGTTTAAGAACTCGCGCGTTGTGAGGAAATTCGGGCTAGTTATGTCAGACAGATTCGCATGGAATATACTGCTGTAATCACCATTACGAAAGCAAAGATGATACCGAATCCCACGGTAACCACCCCCTCACTGGATGAATCAGTCGTCTTTGTCTCTGTACTCGAATGTAGCGGCTTACACGATGAAGAGCCATCGCCATCCGCGAATTCCGTGTTTACCATCGAGTTTCAAGACCCCGGCGGCGATAAGCCCTCCGAATCCGTTCCCCAACTGTTGACCGATGAAGAGACCGGCATATCGTTTTCCTAGTTCTTTCTTGGTGTACCAAGCAGAGAGATAGTATAGCACACCTATAATTCATCAGCATAAAGCCAAGCGTTGTACGTCCGCATTTACcagggaagaagacggctTCGACTGCACCGAGCACGACTCGAACTCCCACCAAGGCAGAGTAGGACTGCACAGCAGCCGTGGCCGCAGAGATCGCTCCCCAGCAGACAACAGCGCAGCAAATATCTGCGATCATTAGCAGAAATGACGGGATAGCACTCTCGACTCACAAAGTCCAGGTCGTGGAATGCGAGAGATGATGTAGTTTGACGGAATCTGAAACGGTAGGTATCCAGCGAACAATACCGATACACAGGTAGCGAACTGCTGGGTAGTCAGGTCCAGGTCATCCATGATTCCCTGCAGTTTCGAGACTGCAAGATTCTGTCGATCGATGTCTATGTCCATCAGCACCTATGTATGATGCGGTGGAACGCGCTTACAGTTGAGAATGTAAAGGATCATGCTTCAAGCTGTCAGCTTACAGCGGTATCCTTAATAACACTTCTACGTACATGATAGGCCTGTTCCAATCGTCAGTGTCAACAACCAGACGAACCTGTGCAAACTCACAACACAATCAGATCCATTTTCCTTACAATCTTTCTCTCAAGCGCGTTAcgctcttcctcgctcATGCCCCAAAGGCTCTCAGGAAGAATGGCTGTAGCATGATCTTCGTGCTTGACGGCTACTTCTtcaaccatctcatctttAGGCTTTTCC from Cryptococcus neoformans var. neoformans B-3501A chromosome 7, whole genome shotgun sequence encodes:
- a CDS encoding hypothetical protein (Similar to gi|46140009|ref|XP_391695.1| hypothetical protein FG11519.1 [Gibberella zeae PH-1], FASTA scores: opt: 1946, E(): 1.7e-118, (58.065% identity (83.468% similar) in 496 aa overlap (43-533:5-499))); this translates as MPREAEFEEETHILSPLTLRFKSISTTMSTDSQVAPAPYEEKPKDEMVEEVAVKHEDHATAILPESLWGMSEEERNALERKIVRKMDLIVLPIIMILYILNYIDRQNLAVSKLQGIMDDLDLTTQQFATCVSVLFAGYLPFQIPSNYIISRIPRPGLYICCAVVCWGAISAATAAVQSYSALVGVRVVLGAVEAVFFPGVLYYLSAWYTKKELGKRYAGLFIGQQLGNGFGGLIAAGVLKLDGKHGIRGWRWLFIVEGVVTVGFGIIFAFVMPEFPHNARVLKPIERDLAVWRLEQEAGAGEAHDDISTTRAYLSALKDPKVYMLIGCMMCSQAMGSVGNFFPTILQALGYDSLITLCLTAPPYIFACFIFAGISWWSDRKQIMYWPIIVCLCIGIVIYIIAMTTLSVGARYFAMMWTPVANVVPQLFIYNTLSLHVARPYPKRAAGLALINAIGGTSNIWGSYVWFAPPHFYAGFGMVLAVNVVFLCIITFYRFFVRRENCRLDAGGEGARAVMRRGVTEEQMSLGWRFVGY